The following are encoded in a window of Sphaerisporangium siamense genomic DNA:
- the murC gene encoding UDP-N-acetylmuramate--L-alanine ligase, translating to MSLVKPVAPVAADELGRVHFIGIGGAGMSGIARILLKRGVKVSGSDARGSAMVNELRELGALVHVGHAASHIKNVDTVVVSTAIRDSNPELGEALRQGLRVIPRAAALAAVMVGRSGIAVAGTHGKTTTSSMLTVALQKCGRDPSYCVGGQLVTTGLGADEGAGEVFVAEADESDGSFLMLAPEIAVVTNVEPDHLDNYGDPQAVYDGFARFAERVGSTLIICADDPGAAALAAPARARGLRVRTYGESEGADLRVTGIAPDGFGVAFRVEGKGEVRLSVPGRHNALNALSALAVAEELGVPFDEFREGLAAFTGAKRRFEAKGEGAGVAVFDSYAHHPTELAADLRAARDVVASFSGPSGRVIAVFQPHLYSRTRFFADEFGAALGLADEAIVLDVYGAREDPEPGVSGALVAGKVPLPAERVAYAPDRGAVPGLVAGRARPGDIVLTMGAGDVTELGPLIVAELAAR from the coding sequence ATGAGCCTGGTCAAGCCGGTCGCCCCGGTCGCCGCCGACGAGCTCGGCCGGGTGCACTTCATCGGCATCGGCGGCGCGGGCATGTCGGGCATCGCGCGCATCCTGCTCAAGCGAGGCGTGAAGGTCTCCGGCAGCGACGCGCGCGGCTCTGCCATGGTCAACGAGCTGCGCGAGCTCGGCGCCCTGGTCCACGTCGGCCACGCCGCGTCCCATATCAAGAACGTCGACACCGTGGTGGTGTCCACCGCCATCCGCGACTCCAACCCCGAGCTCGGCGAGGCCCTGCGCCAGGGGCTGCGCGTGATCCCCAGGGCCGCCGCGCTGGCCGCGGTCATGGTCGGCCGCAGCGGCATCGCCGTCGCCGGCACGCACGGCAAGACCACCACCTCCTCCATGCTCACGGTCGCCCTGCAGAAGTGCGGCCGCGACCCGTCCTACTGCGTGGGCGGCCAGCTCGTGACCACCGGCCTCGGCGCCGACGAGGGCGCGGGCGAGGTGTTCGTGGCCGAGGCCGACGAGAGCGACGGCTCGTTCCTCATGCTCGCCCCCGAGATCGCGGTGGTGACCAACGTCGAGCCCGACCACCTGGACAACTACGGCGACCCGCAGGCGGTGTACGACGGGTTCGCCCGCTTCGCCGAGAGGGTCGGCTCCACCCTGATCATCTGCGCCGACGATCCCGGGGCCGCGGCCCTGGCCGCGCCCGCGCGGGCCCGGGGCCTGCGGGTCCGCACCTACGGCGAGTCCGAGGGCGCCGACCTGCGCGTGACGGGCATCGCGCCCGACGGCTTCGGCGTCGCGTTCCGCGTCGAGGGCAAGGGCGAGGTCAGGCTCTCGGTCCCCGGCCGGCACAACGCCCTGAACGCCTTGTCGGCGCTCGCCGTGGCCGAGGAGCTCGGCGTGCCCTTCGACGAGTTCCGTGAGGGCCTCGCGGCGTTCACCGGCGCCAAGCGGCGCTTCGAGGCCAAGGGGGAGGGCGCCGGGGTGGCCGTCTTCGACAGCTACGCCCACCACCCCACCGAGCTGGCCGCCGACCTGCGCGCCGCCCGCGACGTCGTGGCGTCCTTCTCCGGGCCCTCCGGGCGGGTCATCGCGGTGTTCCAGCCGCACCTGTACTCGCGCACGCGCTTCTTCGCCGACGAGTTCGGGGCCGCGCTGGGGCTGGCCGACGAGGCGATCGTCCTGGACGTCTACGGCGCCCGCGAGGACCCCGAGCCCGGCGTGTCCGGCGCGCTGGTGGCCGGCAAGGTGCCGCTGCCGGCCGAGCGGGTCGCCTACGCGCCCGACCGCGGCGCGGTGCCCGGCCTGGTCGCCGGCCGGGCCAGGCCGGGGGACATCGTGCTCACCATGGGCGCGGGCGACGTCACCGAGCTCGGGCCGCTCATCGTCGCAGAGCTCGCCGCGCGGTGA
- the murG gene encoding undecaprenyldiphospho-muramoylpentapeptide beta-N-acetylglucosaminyltransferase, which translates to MRVVLAGGGTAGHIEPALALADALRRYDPSIGVTCLGTERGLESRLVPARGYELALVPAVPLPRAITPQLLTVPGRLAGAINTAAGILDRLRADVMVGFGGYVATPAYLGARRRGVPIVVHEANPRPGLANRLGARLTEHVFTGHPDAVLPRAQYVGIPLRREIAMLDRLSMGDKARSYFGLESDRPTLLVFGGSQGARAINEAALAAAPALRQAGVQVVHVVGPKNEIIQEPPPGDPQYVVLPYIDRMDLAYAAADFVLCRSGALTCAELTAVGLPAAFVPLPHGNGEQSLNAAPIVQAGGGIMVDNADLTTEWILRNVLPILRDPERVVAMSAAAGRMGRKDADEVLASKVLGVVAAGGRR; encoded by the coding sequence ATGAGGGTGGTCCTCGCAGGCGGCGGCACGGCCGGCCACATCGAACCCGCTCTGGCGCTCGCCGACGCGCTGCGCAGGTATGACCCCTCCATCGGGGTCACCTGCCTCGGCACCGAGCGCGGGCTGGAGTCGAGGCTGGTGCCCGCGCGGGGGTACGAGCTGGCGCTGGTGCCCGCGGTCCCGCTGCCGCGCGCCATCACGCCGCAGCTTCTGACGGTGCCGGGCCGCCTGGCGGGCGCGATCAACACCGCCGCCGGCATCCTGGACCGGTTGCGGGCCGACGTGATGGTCGGCTTCGGCGGGTACGTCGCCACGCCCGCCTACCTGGGCGCGCGGCGGCGCGGCGTGCCGATCGTGGTGCACGAGGCCAACCCGCGGCCCGGCCTGGCCAACCGGCTCGGCGCACGGCTCACCGAGCACGTCTTCACCGGCCACCCCGACGCGGTCCTGCCGCGCGCGCAGTACGTCGGCATCCCGCTGCGCCGCGAGATCGCCATGCTGGACCGTCTGTCCATGGGCGACAAGGCGCGGTCCTACTTCGGGCTGGAGAGCGACCGGCCGACGCTGCTGGTGTTCGGCGGCTCCCAGGGCGCCCGCGCGATCAACGAGGCGGCCCTCGCCGCCGCGCCCGCGCTGCGCCAGGCCGGCGTCCAGGTCGTCCACGTGGTGGGCCCCAAGAACGAGATCATCCAGGAGCCGCCGCCCGGCGACCCGCAGTACGTCGTGCTGCCCTACATCGACCGCATGGACCTGGCGTACGCGGCGGCGGACTTCGTGCTGTGCCGCAGCGGCGCGCTCACCTGCGCCGAGCTCACCGCCGTGGGCCTGCCCGCGGCCTTCGTGCCGCTGCCGCACGGCAATGGCGAGCAGAGCCTCAACGCGGCGCCGATCGTCCAGGCCGGGGGAGGCATCATGGTCGACAACGCCGACCTCACCACCGAGTGGATCCTCCGCAACGTGCTGCCCATCCTGCGCGACCCCGAGCGGGTCGTCGCCATGTCGGCCGCCGCCGGTCGCATGGGCCGCAAGGACGCCGACGAGGTGCTCGCGAGCAAGGTGCTCGGCGTGGTGGCCGCGGGAGGCCGGCGATGA
- the ftsW gene encoding putative lipid II flippase FtsW: MTAEAGQATGSTAPAESTVAAGARRAHAGGRLAALGELLNRPLTSYYLVLGCSLLLLALGLMMVLSASSIEALQKTGNPFYWFLKQSLSVGLGLPAMWICSRLPQRFFRLAGYPLMILSIIGLIMVIFIGETELGAQRWIYIGGLTIQPSEPAKLGLMLWGADLLARKAKNGRIEWRQLLLPLLPGTVILAVLVLLGSDLGTTLVLMLIFLALLWVVGAPLKLFGVILSVAALATVIMISVEGYRSDRITGWLDVWGNAQGSGYQAAQGQIAMGSGGWFGLGLGSSRQKWSWVPHAESDFIFSIIGEELGLMGTLVVVALFGLLGYAGLRVASRVKDPFIRLASSAAVAWIAGQAIVNIGAVIGALPITGIPLPLVSYGGSALLPTLAALGMLLSFAKREPGAADALAARGPGPLARALSWLGLGRPSAKGRRPGRLRADIEARGVKGPT, from the coding sequence GTGACCGCCGAGGCGGGGCAGGCCACCGGGTCCACGGCCCCCGCCGAGAGCACGGTGGCGGCCGGCGCGCGCCGCGCCCACGCGGGCGGCAGGCTCGCGGCGCTCGGCGAGCTGCTGAACCGCCCGCTCACCTCCTACTACCTGGTGCTCGGGTGCAGCCTGCTGCTGCTGGCGCTCGGCCTGATGATGGTGCTGTCGGCGTCCAGCATCGAGGCGCTGCAGAAGACCGGCAACCCGTTCTACTGGTTCCTCAAGCAGTCGCTGTCGGTCGGCCTGGGCCTGCCCGCGATGTGGATCTGCTCGCGACTGCCGCAGCGCTTCTTCCGCCTCGCCGGGTACCCGCTGATGATCCTCTCGATCATCGGCCTCATCATGGTGATCTTCATCGGCGAGACCGAGCTCGGCGCGCAGCGGTGGATCTACATCGGCGGGCTGACCATCCAGCCGTCGGAGCCCGCCAAGCTCGGCCTGATGCTGTGGGGCGCCGACCTGCTCGCGCGCAAGGCCAAGAACGGGCGCATCGAGTGGCGGCAGCTCCTGCTCCCGCTCCTGCCCGGCACCGTGATCCTCGCCGTCCTGGTCCTGCTCGGGAGCGACCTCGGCACCACGCTGGTCCTCATGCTGATCTTCCTGGCGCTGCTGTGGGTGGTCGGCGCGCCGCTCAAGCTGTTCGGCGTCATCCTCTCCGTCGCCGCCCTGGCCACCGTCATCATGATCAGCGTCGAGGGCTACCGCTCCGACCGCATCACCGGCTGGCTGGACGTCTGGGGCAACGCCCAGGGGTCGGGCTACCAGGCCGCGCAGGGCCAGATCGCGATGGGCTCGGGAGGCTGGTTCGGCCTCGGCCTCGGCAGCAGCCGCCAGAAATGGAGCTGGGTGCCGCACGCCGAGAGCGACTTCATCTTCTCCATCATCGGCGAGGAGCTCGGCCTGATGGGCACCCTCGTCGTGGTCGCCCTGTTCGGCCTGCTCGGGTACGCGGGCCTGCGGGTGGCCTCCCGCGTCAAGGACCCGTTCATCCGCCTGGCGTCCTCCGCGGCGGTCGCCTGGATCGCCGGGCAGGCCATCGTGAACATCGGCGCGGTGATCGGCGCGTTGCCCATCACGGGCATTCCGCTGCCGCTGGTGTCGTACGGTGGTTCGGCACTGTTGCCCACGCTCGCGGCGCTTGGCATGTTGTTGTCATTCGCCAAACGGGAGCCGGGCGCGGCCGACGCACTGGCCGCTCGCGGCCCCGGCCCCCTGGCGCGGGCTCTAAGCTGGCTTGGTTTGGGTCGTCCATCGGCGAAGGGGCGCCGTCCGGGGCGTCTCAGGGCCGACATCGAGGCACGTGGAGTGAAAGGACCGACATGA